Within the Marinobacter sp. SS13-12 genome, the region GAGGCAACAACTCCTGTTCCACAAAGTCCTTGATGCGTTTTCGGTACGACTCGTTCCCGGGGCTAAGATTGAAGTCCACAGCTTGCTCCTTAAAGCGAGGATTGAAGATGGCCGCCATCCACCACAAGGGTGCTGCCGGTCATGTAGTCGGAAAGGTCTGAGGCCAATAGCAACAACGGGCCACTCAGATCCCCAGCCTGGCCAAGACGGCGCTGAGGTATACGGCGGATCATTTTCTGGCCGGGTTCACTGGCGAAGAAATCACGGTTCAGATCGGTTTCGATATACCCCGGTGCCAACGCATTGACACGGATACCAAAACGGGCCCACTCCAGGGCAAGCGCTCGGGTCAGTTGCTCGACGCCAGCCTTGGCAGCAGCGTAGGGCGCCACGTTACCAGCCACGCGATGACCGAGAATGGAAGAAATCATGATGATGCTGCCGCCCCGGTTGATTGCGTAGAGGCGGCGGGCGGCCTCGTTGCACACCAGCCAGCAGCCCTTGAGATTGGTGTCGACCACCCGGTCCCAGTCCGAAACGGTCAGATCCAGAGCCTTCTTGCTGGTGGCCACTCCGGCATTGGAAACCACCACATCCGGGATGGCGATGGCGTCGGCCATGGTATCGAACGCTTCCGCGACGCTGGCCTCATCGGTCACATCCATGGTGACGACATGGATCCGATCAGCATATTCGGGAAGGTCGGTTTTGAGGGATTCCAGTGCCTCGCGGCGACGGCCACTGGCAATAACCGTTGCACCGGCCTCAAGCAGGCACCGGGTAAAGCTGTGACCCAGGCCACCAGCGGCTCCTGTGACCAGTGCCGTCTTGCCCTCAAGGCGCAGTGACCCGTTTGTGTTTTCAGGATTCGTATTATTGGAATTGTTCATATTTCGACCTCCACGCTCTAAAAATAGAACGAGCGCTCGAAATATTCAAGGAGCAGTTACAAAAAGGTCAACCGGTCGCGGACTACCCGGACTGATCAGAACTGTCAGACTCCGACTGCCCTTTCCTCTCGGGGCAAAGCTCTGACTCAAGCCAGCGGCGAATCTCATGGCGGTCGCGGCGGCGGTTAAGCTGTTCACTGTGGATGTTGCGGGGAAATATTTCCGTTTGCCCTTCGTGCTCCAACCGGAAACTCCTGCGCACGCCTACCGGGTATCGACTGGGGCCATGAACCACGGCAGCGCGTATCTCTACCGCAGCGATGTCCTCAAACAGGTAGTCGCTGTCGCTATCCTCACTTCGTCGGCCAAGAATGATATTGCGGAACGAGCCCAGCACCAGGTAGCCACCGGGCTGCAAGGGGCCCTGCCGCAGCACCTGGTGTACATTGCTGTCGTCCGCGCCAACCCGGCGATACTCGGTTACCGTCAGTGTTTTCTCTTCGCCGGCCCTGGTTCGCAGTACCACCTGCACACACTGCACATGCACGGTTTCCTTGCCCATATTTACAAGCAGGCACAGGGCATCCGGGTTCTCGTTCTGGGCGTGGTGAATGACCAGGTAGGGACGGTTGTTGCGTTTGTACTGGAAGAAGAACAACTGGAAATAGACAATCCAGATGACGGCCATAACGGCGCTGCTTACGGGTCCGATGTAATCCATTCTGAGCTCCCTTTCTGACCGTTGTTACCTCCGTAATCTTATTCTCGGGTACCAGGAACGCAACCTCAACGTGCCCCTTTACCGTCACCTCAGATCAGCAAACGCTTCTTTGACGTGACCAGCCAACGCATCATTAATCGGATTGCTGCCACTGCGCACCAGGGCGATCTGGTAGTCCGCGAGCGCCGGCAGGCCGTCCCTGTCCAGTTTCCGCAATGGTGGCCGCACCAGGCTGAGCGGGAAAGGCGCTACTGCCAGGTCCGCCAGCATGGCTGCCTCCTGGCCGAAACAGTTGTCGCAGGTGTAGGCAATGCGATAGGGCATATGAGCTTCATCCAGCGCATTCAGGGCCATGCGGCGCCAGGCACAGCCATTGTTGGCGAGGGACACCGGCAGGGGTGAACGATTGGCGGCTATGCCTCCTTCGCGCCCTGCCCACACCAAAGGCTCCGTGTGCACGACTTCCCCCCGCCACTCCTGGCCTTCGTTGCCGATGGTAACCAACACCATATCCAGTTCGCCGGTGTCCAGGCGATCCAGATTCTGCTGGCTTGAGCCCACCACCACATCCACCTGCACAGCCGGGTAGGAGCGGGCAAACTGTGCAAGCACCCTGGGCAGAATACGGCTGCCTACATCATCGGAGGTGCCAAAACTGACCCGGCCTTCCAGGGTCGGCGCAAGGAACTGCTGTATGGCTTCCTCATTCAACCGCAACAGTCGTCGCCCATAGCCCAGCAATACCTCACCCTCCGGCGTCAGGCGAACGTGGCGGGCCTCGCGCACAAACAGAACATGCCCGAGGATCTCCTCAAGCCGCTTTATCTGCATGCTCAGTGCCGAGGGAGTGCGGAAGACCTGCTTTGCCGCCCGGGTAAAACTTCCGCTTTCGGCAATCGCCACAAAGGTTCGCAACACATCGGTATCCAGCAGCGGAATAGACTCACGGGTGATCACCGGCTTTGAACTGTCCATCTCTTGGCCCTTCAGTTTCCGACCTTTCAATTTTTCTTAACTTAGATGTTAAATCTTTTCGTTTGTTTGATCAAAGACGGAGTTGCATGCTTGGAACACGCCCATCGTTGACAAGGAGACCCTCAGAATGAGCAACCAGCAAGAATTCCGTCGTCCTCAATTGCCCCCCGATTCCCCGGCGAAGCCTCCCGAACTGGAGCTGTACATGCCGGCAACACCGCCGCTGGCTTTCATGGCAAATCTGGAGTTCTGGATCAGGATCTTCCGGCGCCGGTATCATTTTCGGCGGCTGTTCGTGCCCCTGCTGGATGAGGACGACCAGCTACTGTCGGATATCGGCTTCGAGAGAACGGACATTCAGTGGGCGCTCAAGCTGCCACTGAAAGTGGACGCCCTGAAGGCACTGGAAGCCTGCCGCAGGGCGCGAAGAAGGAAGAGATCGGTCGAGAAGTGACGCTCAGGCCCTGGCCAACGCCACAATGTCCGGGTACTCGTGTACCCGGACCACTGGCGCAGCGGGAGTTTCCTGAGCGAGAGCGCAAACCTCGTTGACCATCGCACTGGCCACGGACGCCGCTTCAATACCCCGGAACCTTTCCAGAGGGCCAATCAGTGCGCGGTTGATCAGGGGCATGGCTTTCATTCCCAGGGCTTCGGCGGTGCGCTGCTCGTCCCTTTCCCCGAGCAAAAGACTGGGTTGGTAGATCGCCAGCACAGGATAACCAAGCGCTTTCACCGCGTCTTCCAGTTCCCCTTTCACCCGGTTGTAGAAAACGGTGGACGATGACGAAGCAGCAATAGCTGACATCAGCATAAAAGCCGTTACGCCCTTTGCCCGGCCAAGCTCGGCCGCTTTCAGCGGGTAACCGAAATCCACCTTGCGGAACTGGTTCCGGGAACCGGCCTTTTTGATGGTAGTACCCAGGCAGCAGATAATAGCATCCACAGCGAACAGTTCGCCGTGCTCGTCCAGGCGGTCGAAATCGATTTCGTGCTGTTCGAGTTTTGCATGGTTCAATGGCAGTTCCCGCCGCACCGGCGCAACCACTGATGCAACCTCATCCCTGGACAGCAACCCCTCCAGTACTTTGCCACCCGTCAGGCCGGTGGCACCCAGTAGCATCACTTTCATACGATCTTCCTCAACCACGACGTTTCATATATGCAGTTTAGTGCCAGGGAACAGGCCGCAACCATATCACGACGTTAAAAAGCAGTTTAAACTGACCACAATAAAAAGCTGACCCACCCGCTGATTCAATGCCGGTTGCCCATGAATGACTTTGAAACCCTGAACGTACTGCAGGCAGGCCTTGAAGACTGGTTTCGGCCCGGCGTCACTGCCCTGCTTTCCGTGGTTGTTACCTTTGTGGTGTACAAGGGTGTGTTGTCAATCATTCAACGCCTCACCCGCAGCAAAACGGTTCCGCGGATTTTTCTGGACGCTTCTGCGACGGCACTGGGCATCGTTATCGCACTTCTGGTCCTTAATGGCGTTCTGGAGGCCGCTTCTCCCGAGCTACCGTTGCTGGACCACGTTCAACATGCGGCGACGCTGTTATTGATTATTGCCCTCACCTGGGCAGTGGTCCGGTGCACGTCTTCCATCGGCAATGTGATTGTTGCCATGAACCCGGTTCTGGAGGGCCAGTGGAAACGGGCCCGCAAGGTGGAAACGCAAACCCGGTTTCTGGTCAGGATACTGAATATTCTCATTGTCATCCTGGGCCTGGGTGCCGCCCTGATGACCTTTGAACCGGTTCAACACCTTGGCGGCAGCCTGCTGGCTTCGGCGGGTATTGGCGGCATCATCCTCGGCTTTGCCGCCAAACCGGTGCTCAGCAATCTGCTGGCAGGCATGCAGATCGCCCTGACCCAGCCTTTCCGCATCGACGACGTCCTGCACGTACAGGGCGAGTGGTGCTGGGTGGAGGAAGTAACGGCGACTTACGTGGTGCTGAGAGTCTGGGACCTGAGGCGGCTGGTGGTGCCATTGCAATGGTTTATCGAGAACCCGTTCCAGAACTGGTCGAGAAACGACACCGAACTGACGGGGCCGGTGTTTATCCACGTGGACTATTCCATGCCCATTGAACCCCTGCGAACAGAATTCAACCGCTTGCTACACCAGGCGCCGCAGTGGAACGGACACACGGCCACAGTTCAGGTCACTGATGCCGGCGACACCAACATCGAGGTTCGCCTTTTGATGAGCGCCAAAGACTCCTCCGGACTATGGGATCTCCGTTGCGCCATTCGCGAAGGCATGATCACCTTCATTCAGGAGCAGTTCCCGGACCAGCTGCCCCGGGTTCGTGCAAGGCTGGTTGACCAGCCCGATCAGTGAGGTGACGCTTCCGTTACCCGGTCCACCAGGTAGACCAGCCCGTGGTAATCAATTCCGCCATGGCGGCTGAGGCCAATCTCGCAGGTGCGGCTGGTGGAGATCCCCTCCGTGCATCCCTCTATCTGGCGTGGCAGCGTCCGCAGGGCGTGACGGTTCAGCTCCGGCACATTGAAACCCTTGTCGCCGGCAAAGGCGCAGCAGTGAATAGCCTCCGGAATAACCACGTTGGTACTGCAACGCCGCGCGATGTCGATCAGCCCCTGTGATTCCCCCAGGTGTTGGGTGCTGCAGGTAACGTGCACAGCAATCGCCGTGTCTTCAGGCTTGAACACCAGGCGGTCCGCCAGTTTCTCACGAATGAATTTCACCGGGTCATACAGGTCCAGGCCCAGCTCACGCGCCGCCTCCTGAATCTGCAGGGTGCAGGGGCTGGTGTCGCAGTACACCGGGTCCTTGCCGTTACGGGTGGCCGCGAGCAACGCCTGCAGCAATTCGGATTTCTTGCGGTCTGCCTGTTCCGGATACCCTTTAGAGGCAAAGGGCTGGCCGCAGCACAGGGCATCCAGCCCCTGGGGATGAACCACCTGGTAGCCACCTTTCTCCAGTAACTGGCGGGTCTTGTCCTGCAACGTTGTTTGTTCTGCGTCGCCACTGGCAGGCCCCATGACCCGGGAAACGCAGGCTGGCAGATACACGACTCGTGGGGCGTCACTCTCCGGGGCCGGCGCAGGTGGCACAAAACGGATGGGCTGCGGCATGGTCGGGTCCCACTGCGGCAGTCGCTGCCCGGACACTTTACTTAAACCCGCACTCAACTTGGCCAGCCTGGGCGCACCCAGCAGTTTTTCTACACCGGATGCCATGGTCAGCACGAAGCGTGTCCCACGCAGTACCGTCTGAAAATGGTCGGCCACCCAATTCGCTGTGCCGGGGTGGCCCGTTTGCTGTGCCCGCAGCTTGCGCACCAGGTCGCCGGTGTTGATATCCACCGGGCAGCGCCGAGCGCACAAACCTGTGGCTGCGCAGGTATCGATACCGTTGTACTGGTAGGCCGCTTCCAGTTCCGAGGTATCTTTCCCCGCCCGTTTCTTTGCCTGGATATCCCGCCAGATCACAATGCGCTGGCGCGGCGACAGGGTCAGCCCTTCAGACGGACACACCGGCTCGCAGAAACCACATTCGATGCATTTGTCGATCAAAGGATCGGCGGCGGGCAGCGGCTTCAGGTTTTTCAGGTGAATATCAGGATCCCGGGAGAGAACCACATCCGGATTGAGCAGGTTCTCCGGGTCCAGCAGGCCCTTGATCTTCCACATCAGTTCCCAGGCTTCTTGCCCCCACTCCAGCTCCACAAAGGGCGCCATATTGCGGCCGGTGCCATGCTCGGCCTTGAGGGAGCCACCGAATTCAACCGCCACCAGCTGCGAGACGTCTTTCATGAAGGCGTCGTAGCGTGCTATCTCATCGGGGTCATCAAAACCCTGGGGAAACACAAAGTGAAGGTTCCCCTCCAGGGCGTGGCCAAAGATGATGGCGTTGTCATAGGCGTGTTTTACAAACAGTGCCTGCAGTCTCTTTACACCTTCGGCCAACTGATCGAGGGGAAAGGTGACATCCTCGATGATCACCGTGGTGCCGGTGGGCCGCACCGCGCCGACGGCGGGGAAGGTACCCTTACGGATGGCCCACAGCTGGTCGGACACCCTGGGGTCGGTGGTGAAATCCACTTTCTCTTCCACCGGGAAATCAGCCAGGGCGGCCTTGATCTGAACCAGTTGCTCCTGCAGCACAGCCTGGTCAGGCGCTCGTGTTTCAATCAGCAGCGCACAGGCTTCCTCCGACAGGCCGTGTATCCACTCAGGAAGGCCGGGCTTGTCCTGAACCGAGCGCAGGCTTCGCCGGTCAAGCAGCTCAACGGCGGCTACCGGTTGTGCACGAAGCAGCGCAGCCGCGCGACAGCAGCTGTCGGCATTGGTAAACACCAGCAGCGCAGTGGCCTTGTTGGGGTAATCCGGCACGGTGTTGTAGGTAACCGAACTGACGAACCCCAGGGTGCCCTCCGAGCCCACCATCAGGTGGGTAAGGATATCCATCGGGTCGCTGTAGTCCACCAGGGCGTTGAGTGACAGGCCGGTGGTGTTTTTAAGGCGATATTTGTGCCGGATGCGGTCTGCCAGTTCGGTGTTGGCCCGGGTCGCGGCCGCCAGCTGTTCCAGTTCCGACAACAGGCCGGCATGGCTGGACTGGAAGACCTTGACGCTGTCGTAGTCCTCGGTATCCACCCCCGCCCCGTCGGCCAGCACGAGGCGCATGCTGGCAAGGGTGTGGTAGGTATTCTGGGCGGTACCGCAACACATGCCACTGGCGTTGTTGGCAACAATACCACCGATCTTGCAGGCATTGATGGATGCGGGATCAGGGCCGATCTTGTAGCCGTAGGGGGCCAGCCAGGCATTGGCCTCGGCACCGATAATGCCCGGCTGCAGACGGATCTGGCGGCCCTCGGCCCTAATTTCATAGTCCTTCCACTGATCCCCCAGCACCAGCAGTATGGAGTCGCTGATGGCCTGGCCGGACAGGCTTGTGCCCGCGGCCCGGAAGGTGACCGGTGCCGCGAAGTGCCGGGCGATCTTCAGCACCCCGACCACTTCCTCCTCGCTTTCCACTTTCACCACAACGCCCGGAATCAGCCGGTAGAAGCTGGCATCCGTACCGTAGGCCAGCGTCGACAGCGGGTCGTCATAAACCCGTGTCGCCGGGATCAGCTCTCGTATCGCCGCGAGGACGTCAGGTGACATCAGTTACCCCTGGACTCTGTCCATCAAAGAATATTGGATAATTGGTAATACCAATTTATACTGTCTGGGGTAATAAGATAGGGAAAATCTGTGACAACTTCAAAGAAAAACGCCTAGACAATGGTAGACCACACCGGGAACACAATGAGCATCGGAAAGATTGCACCAAAACGCCTCGCAGACAGCATCGTCGAGGAATTGGAGAACATGATTCTGGAAGGCACCCTGCAGCCCGGGGAGCGTCTTCCAGCAGAGCGTACTCTGGCCGAACGGTTCGGGGTGTCGCGGCCGTCACTGCGGGAAGCTGTTCAAAGGCTGGCCGCCAAAGGCCTGCTGGCCAGTCGCCAGGGGGGCGGCCATTATGTGTCGGAATCGCTGGGGTCGAGCTTTACCGACCCGTTGATCACCCTGCTGGAAGGGCGTCCGGACGCCCAGAGAGACCTGCTGGAATACCGCCGCACCCTGGAAGCGGACTGCGCCTACTACGCCGCACTGCGGGCAACGGCGCTGGACAAGGCACACCTTAAAACCGCCTACGAAACCTTGCAGGCCTGCTATGCCTCCGAGGGCAGCAGTGACCTGAGCGAGGAAGGGTCAGCCGACGCGCGATTCCACCTGGCCATCGCCGAAGCCAGTCACAACGTCATTCTGCTGCATACCATACGGGGACTGTTCAGCCTGCTGAAAACCAACGTGGTCAACACCATTGGCAGCCTGTACGCGCGGGAAAAGCAGACCCGAAGTGAGCTGATGGAACAGCATCGCCTGCTGTTTGAGGCCATTATCGAAGGCCGTGCCGACGATGCACGGCATTTCGCCGGGCAGCACATTCAGTACGCCCAGAATGTGTTATCCGAACAGTACGAAAGTGACAGGAGGATGGAGCGATCCCTGCGCCGGAGCGGCCCGGGCATGGCAGCTGAAACCGACAAATCCGCCAGGGAGCATTAAGTTTCAGCTCCGCCCGGCTTTCAGTCGCGCTCGGCGCCGCGCAGAATAGCGTGCAGCAGCTCTTCCGCATCAAACTTGGTCAGCGCTTCGTCCGCCCCGACCTGTTTGGCGTAGCTCACACTCATTTCGCTGTTCAGCGAGGTGTGCAGAATGATGTAGGGCTGTCTGAGGGAACTGCTGTCCCGCACATTGAAGGTCAGCTCGTAGCCATCCAGCCCTGGCATCTCGATGTCACTCACCAGGATATCGATGGGTTTGCCATCGTTATTGGCGTTGATCATCAGGTCCAGCGCGTCCTGGCCGTTGGTGGTCACAAAATAGGTCACATCCTTGCTGTCCAGCGCGTCGGACAACTGCTTGCGCGCCACCTGGGAATCGTCCACCAACAGAATGTTCAGGCCTTTCAGGGTTTCCCGTTGTACATCGGTCAGCACCACTTCACGGGGATTGACGGATTCCGGATACACCCGCGCCAGCAGCAGTTCCACATCCAGTAACTGGACGATCTCGTCCTCGATATTCACCAATCCGGTAATGAAAGCCCGGTCGCCCAGACTCCGGGGCGGTGACATCACATCCTTCCAGTCCGTCTCGACGATCTTCCGCACGCTTCGAACCAGAAAGCCGATTTCCCGGCGCTGGATGTCGGTCACGATGATGGAGGCTGTCTTGCGCTCTTCCGCGGATAGCGGTGGCGAACCCACTGCCGCCGCCATGTCGATCACCGGCACCGCTGAGCCACGGAAACTCATGGTGCCCACCACCGCCGAATGGCTATGTGGCAGTTTG harbors:
- a CDS encoding NAD-dependent epimerase/dehydratase family protein, encoding MKVMLLGATGLTGGKVLEGLLSRDEVASVVAPVRRELPLNHAKLEQHEIDFDRLDEHGELFAVDAIICCLGTTIKKAGSRNQFRKVDFGYPLKAAELGRAKGVTAFMLMSAIAASSSSTVFYNRVKGELEDAVKALGYPVLAIYQPSLLLGERDEQRTAEALGMKAMPLINRALIGPLERFRGIEAASVASAMVNEVCALAQETPAAPVVRVHEYPDIVALARA
- a CDS encoding LysR substrate-binding domain-containing protein; this encodes MDSSKPVITRESIPLLDTDVLRTFVAIAESGSFTRAAKQVFRTPSALSMQIKRLEEILGHVLFVREARHVRLTPEGEVLLGYGRRLLRLNEEAIQQFLAPTLEGRVSFGTSDDVGSRILPRVLAQFARSYPAVQVDVVVGSSQQNLDRLDTGELDMVLVTIGNEGQEWRGEVVHTEPLVWAGREGGIAANRSPLPVSLANNGCAWRRMALNALDEAHMPYRIAYTCDNCFGQEAAMLADLAVAPFPLSLVRPPLRKLDRDGLPALADYQIALVRSGSNPINDALAGHVKEAFADLR
- a CDS encoding FAD-binding and (Fe-S)-binding domain-containing protein — its product is MSPDVLAAIRELIPATRVYDDPLSTLAYGTDASFYRLIPGVVVKVESEEEVVGVLKIARHFAAPVTFRAAGTSLSGQAISDSILLVLGDQWKDYEIRAEGRQIRLQPGIIGAEANAWLAPYGYKIGPDPASINACKIGGIVANNASGMCCGTAQNTYHTLASMRLVLADGAGVDTEDYDSVKVFQSSHAGLLSELEQLAAATRANTELADRIRHKYRLKNTTGLSLNALVDYSDPMDILTHLMVGSEGTLGFVSSVTYNTVPDYPNKATALLVFTNADSCCRAAALLRAQPVAAVELLDRRSLRSVQDKPGLPEWIHGLSEEACALLIETRAPDQAVLQEQLVQIKAALADFPVEEKVDFTTDPRVSDQLWAIRKGTFPAVGAVRPTGTTVIIEDVTFPLDQLAEGVKRLQALFVKHAYDNAIIFGHALEGNLHFVFPQGFDDPDEIARYDAFMKDVSQLVAVEFGGSLKAEHGTGRNMAPFVELEWGQEAWELMWKIKGLLDPENLLNPDVVLSRDPDIHLKNLKPLPAADPLIDKCIECGFCEPVCPSEGLTLSPRQRIVIWRDIQAKKRAGKDTSELEAAYQYNGIDTCAATGLCARRCPVDINTGDLVRKLRAQQTGHPGTANWVADHFQTVLRGTRFVLTMASGVEKLLGAPRLAKLSAGLSKVSGQRLPQWDPTMPQPIRFVPPAPAPESDAPRVVYLPACVSRVMGPASGDAEQTTLQDKTRQLLEKGGYQVVHPQGLDALCCGQPFASKGYPEQADRKKSELLQALLAATRNGKDPVYCDTSPCTLQIQEAARELGLDLYDPVKFIREKLADRLVFKPEDTAIAVHVTCSTQHLGESQGLIDIARRCSTNVVIPEAIHCCAFAGDKGFNVPELNRHALRTLPRQIEGCTEGISTSRTCEIGLSRHGGIDYHGLVYLVDRVTEASPH
- a CDS encoding SDR family NAD(P)-dependent oxidoreductase — encoded protein: MNNSNNTNPENTNGSLRLEGKTALVTGAAGGLGHSFTRCLLEAGATVIASGRRREALESLKTDLPEYADRIHVVTMDVTDEASVAEAFDTMADAIAIPDVVVSNAGVATSKKALDLTVSDWDRVVDTNLKGCWLVCNEAARRLYAINRGGSIIMISSILGHRVAGNVAPYAAAKAGVEQLTRALALEWARFGIRVNALAPGYIETDLNRDFFASEPGQKMIRRIPQRRLGQAGDLSGPLLLLASDLSDYMTGSTLVVDGGHLQSSL
- a CDS encoding chemotaxis protein, which encodes MAEGTKHPQKLLLFYLTSHRPFGLGTLKIREIMPFVPLTKLPHSHSAVVGTMSFRGSAVPVIDMAAAVGSPPLSAEERKTASIIVTDIQRREIGFLVRSVRKIVETDWKDVMSPPRSLGDRAFITGLVNIEDEIVQLLDVELLLARVYPESVNPREVVLTDVQRETLKGLNILLVDDSQVARKQLSDALDSKDVTYFVTTNGQDALDLMINANNDGKPIDILVSDIEMPGLDGYELTFNVRDSSSLRQPYIILHTSLNSEMSVSYAKQVGADEALTKFDAEELLHAILRGAERD
- a CDS encoding mechanosensitive ion channel domain-containing protein; amino-acid sequence: MNDFETLNVLQAGLEDWFRPGVTALLSVVVTFVVYKGVLSIIQRLTRSKTVPRIFLDASATALGIVIALLVLNGVLEAASPELPLLDHVQHAATLLLIIALTWAVVRCTSSIGNVIVAMNPVLEGQWKRARKVETQTRFLVRILNILIVILGLGAALMTFEPVQHLGGSLLASAGIGGIILGFAAKPVLSNLLAGMQIALTQPFRIDDVLHVQGEWCWVEEVTATYVVLRVWDLRRLVVPLQWFIENPFQNWSRNDTELTGPVFIHVDYSMPIEPLRTEFNRLLHQAPQWNGHTATVQVTDAGDTNIEVRLLMSAKDSSGLWDLRCAIREGMITFIQEQFPDQLPRVRARLVDQPDQ
- a CDS encoding GntR family transcriptional regulator, whose amino-acid sequence is MSIGKIAPKRLADSIVEELENMILEGTLQPGERLPAERTLAERFGVSRPSLREAVQRLAAKGLLASRQGGGHYVSESLGSSFTDPLITLLEGRPDAQRDLLEYRRTLEADCAYYAALRATALDKAHLKTAYETLQACYASEGSSDLSEEGSADARFHLAIAEASHNVILLHTIRGLFSLLKTNVVNTIGSLYAREKQTRSELMEQHRLLFEAIIEGRADDARHFAGQHIQYAQNVLSEQYESDRRMERSLRRSGPGMAAETDKSAREH